Proteins encoded in a region of the Photobacterium profundum SS9 genome:
- a CDS encoding IS630 family transposase: MKITLTEKEKSSLESRHKKCRDKRECDRIKAVLLCDEGWSSAMIAQALRKHEATIVRQLNDFIQKEKLAPESGGSDGYLNADETQQLTQHLCDVTYLHTHQITAYIKETFSVEYSISGLNKWLHQHGFSYKKPKGVPHKFDAGKQAEFIEDYEELKASLNDDEPLLFMDAVHPTQATKITAGWIKKGVDKPIETTGSRTRLNIVGAIRLGHLSEAIVDKYKTVNGESIIAFLNRTRDFYRASGTIHLVLDGAGYHRSFQVVEEAKKLNIELHYLPPYSPNLNPIERLWKVMNKHARNSRYFATAKEFRERIDRFFTDTLPEIADSLSSTINDNFQKLESAKSAF; encoded by the coding sequence ATAAAGATCACTCTCACCGAAAAAGAAAAGAGCAGCTTAGAATCACGGCATAAAAAGTGCCGTGACAAGCGGGAGTGTGATCGTATCAAAGCCGTTTTACTATGTGACGAGGGCTGGTCATCGGCAATGATTGCTCAAGCATTGCGTAAGCATGAAGCAACGATTGTTCGCCAACTTAATGACTTCATCCAAAAGGAAAAACTAGCTCCTGAAAGCGGTGGCTCTGATGGATACTTAAATGCAGACGAAACACAGCAATTGACCCAGCATCTCTGTGATGTGACTTATCTGCATACCCACCAAATAACGGCTTACATTAAAGAGACCTTCTCAGTTGAATACAGTATCTCTGGCTTAAACAAGTGGTTACACCAGCATGGCTTTAGTTATAAAAAACCTAAAGGTGTCCCTCATAAATTTGATGCCGGAAAACAGGCTGAGTTCATCGAGGATTATGAGGAGCTCAAAGCATCACTAAATGACGATGAACCCCTGTTATTCATGGATGCAGTACATCCAACGCAAGCTACCAAGATAACGGCTGGGTGGATCAAAAAAGGCGTTGATAAGCCCATCGAAACAACGGGAAGCCGTACGCGACTGAATATAGTCGGTGCTATCCGCTTAGGACACTTATCGGAAGCCATTGTCGACAAGTATAAGACAGTAAATGGTGAGTCGATTATTGCTTTTTTGAATCGAACGCGGGATTTCTATCGTGCAAGCGGTACTATTCATCTAGTGCTTGATGGAGCTGGTTACCATCGTTCGTTTCAGGTTGTTGAAGAAGCGAAAAAACTCAACATCGAATTGCACTATCTTCCTCCTTACAGTCCAAATCTTAACCCGATAGAGCGTCTCTGGAAGGTGATGAATAAGCATGCTCGAAATAGCCGATATTTTGCGACAGCAAAAGAATTTCGGGAGCGAATAGACCGATTTTTCACAGACACGCTCCCAGAAATTGCTGACTCGTTAAGCAGTACGATCAATGACAACTTTCAAAAGTTGGAATCAGCGAAATCCGCATTTTGA
- a CDS encoding IS3-like element ISPpr7 family transposase (programmed frameshift), translating into MSVKFTEAFKIQAVQKALNRSADSNIKDVADSLGVGFSTLTKWIRQAKNHEFEMASEAELKMMSNEKRPQDWTLEERLEIIIQCAALDEKAINELCRESGIYPHHIQQWKTDFVNGKKSSSVTPRSGEVKELKIENKALKKELNRKDKALAETAALLVLQKKGKRHLGSRRGQLITNSEREEILSLINEAQATGARQSQACKIIGLNSKTIQRWKYNDNTHDKRLNAQRAPKNKLTDLERQRIINVANEATYANLPPNQIVPILADKGIYLGSESTFYRILKAHKLLNHRQRSKPCQKVKKPKALVATGPNQVYTWDITYLPTTVKGLFFYLYMVMDVFSRKVVGWQVHDNESSALAADLMTDICKREDIKRGQVVLHSDNGSPMKGATMLATLQELGVMPSLSRPSVSNDNPYSESLFRTLKYRPEYPEKAFENIASSRRWVSDFVCWYNNEHRHSGIKFVTPAQRHTGRDIEILAQRTRLYHAAKARHPERWRGNIKNLEPVGSVYLNPEKGKANSKEVEAA; encoded by the exons ATGAGTGTAAAATTCACCGAAGCATTTAAGATACAAGCTGTTCAAAAAGCACTTAACCGATCTGCTGACAGTAACATTAAAGACGTTGCTGACTCATTAGGTGTTGGCTTTTCAACCTTAACCAAATGGATCCGACAAGCCAAAAATCATGAATTTGAAATGGCTTCAGAAGCTGAGTTAAAAATGATGTCTAATGAGAAACGTCCACAAGATTGGACTCTAGAAGAACGACTTGAAATTATCATCCAGTGTGCTGCCTTGGATGAGAAAGCTATCAATGAATTGTGTCGTGAAAGCGGCATTTATCCTCATCATATTCAGCAATGGAAGACGGATTTTGTTAATGGCAAAAAATCATCTTCAGTAACACCAAGATCGGGTGAAGTGAAAGAGCTGAAAATAGAGAATAAAGCACTTAAAAAAGAGTTAAACCGCAAGGATAAAGCGCTGGCTGAAACGGCCGCATTGTTAGTTCTCCAAAAAAAAG GTAAACGCCATCTGGGGAGCCGACGAGGACAGCTAATAACAAACAGCGAACGTGAAGAAATCCTTAGCTTGATCAACGAGGCTCAGGCAACAGGAGCTCGGCAGTCTCAAGCCTGTAAAATTATTGGCCTGAATTCAAAAACCATACAGCGCTGGAAATATAACGATAATACTCATGACAAACGGCTAAATGCTCAAAGGGCACCCAAAAACAAGCTAACAGACTTGGAGAGGCAACGTATTATTAATGTTGCCAATGAAGCTACATATGCAAATTTACCACCGAATCAGATAGTGCCGATACTGGCAGATAAAGGGATTTATCTGGGTTCTGAGTCAACATTTTATCGGATTTTAAAAGCACATAAGCTACTAAATCATAGACAACGGAGCAAACCGTGCCAGAAAGTAAAAAAACCAAAAGCATTGGTTGCAACGGGCCCAAACCAAGTCTACACATGGGATATTACCTATTTGCCGACAACAGTGAAGGGATTATTTTTCTACCTTTATATGGTTATGGACGTTTTCAGTAGAAAAGTTGTTGGCTGGCAGGTACATGATAATGAGTCGAGTGCCTTAGCAGCAGATTTGATGACTGACATTTGTAAACGTGAGGACATTAAACGAGGCCAGGTGGTACTACATTCGGATAACGGTAGTCCGATGAAGGGAGCGACAATGTTAGCCACACTGCAAGAGTTAGGTGTTATGCCATCGCTGAGCAGGCCGTCTGTAAGTAATGATAATCCGTATTCAGAGTCACTGTTTAGAACGTTAAAATACCGTCCTGAGTACCCTGAAAAAGCCTTTGAGAATATAGCCTCATCACGTCGTTGGGTAAGTGATTTTGTTTGTTGGTATAACAATGAACACCGACATAGCGGGATTAAGTTTGTTACGCCAGCACAACGTCATACAGGGAGAGATATCGAAATTTTAGCGCAACGAACTCGGTTATATCATGCTGCGAAAGCACGACATCCAGAGCGATGGCGTGGCAATATTAAAAATTTAGAACCAGTAGGCTCTGTATACCTGAATCCTGAAAAAGGGAAAGCTAATAGCAAAGAGGTCGAGGCGGCATAA